Genomic segment of Leuconostoc mesenteroides subsp. mesenteroides:
AGTGCAAAAAAAGATAATCTCGATAGATTTCCGCCTGTAACTAAACTAATTGATTCCATAAAATCAGGCGATTCATATGCCTGAACGAGATAACCTGGAAGAATAATATGTGTACCAATTTCATATATAAAAATAATTATTATAGAATAAAAACTTCTCTTGATTAGTTCTCTCATTTACTTCCCCAAATTCCTGTACAAAACCTTGACATAGCATATCTAATGAATTATAATGGTAGAATTATGTTGTGTTAAAACAGAATTAACTATCGTTTAACAAATATCATTTATCTTTATATAATTGTATTTTGCGATACATTTCTTTTAATGTCATGCTACATTAAGGTATAAAATGCTATAAAAAGGTAGTTAACTGATTAAGCTACATTTATATCTCCTGTTTTATAAAATTTATGTCGATACAAAAAGACCTATTACTCATTTCATGAATAATAGGTCTTTTTGTATATCAATTACTTAACTAATTTATCCCAAATCACAACTTCATCAGCTGCTAATGACTTAGGTACATCAATAATTCTTTGATTGCTGCTGCCTCTAAACTGTAATGTCAAATCTTTTTCTTCTTCCAAAAAGCGTCCATCCACCAGAATATCTATTAAGGATAATAGCCGCATCTTATCATAAGTCTCTTGCTGCAATTCATCCCATGTATATCCAGTCCAGGACCATATATCTTTTGAATGACCAAATTCTTTACGAATTCGACGACACAACTTCAAACAGACATCAGTATTTAAGAAAGGTTCTCCCCCTAATAAAGTTAATCCTTGCACATAGTCCTGGCTTAAATCCTCAATAATTTGGTCCTCTAGTTCTTGCGTATAAGGTTGTCCAAAATGAAAATTTTGAGCTGCAACATTATAACAACCAGGGCAAATAAACATACAACCACTTACATACAAACTACAGCGTATCCCCTCACCATCAACAAAGTTAAAAGCCTTATAATCAGCAATATAATTTTGACTATACTTCTGCGCGGTCCATTCTTTGGGCATCGGATTGTTTGGTTTTCGCAAAGGTCGCGACATTGTCAATCATCTCCTTAGTTAAATTCTTCTGACGTGAAATTATTTCAACATGTCGACCATGAACCATTGGTCGTTGTTGAGGATTTCCTAGATAACCGCATGTTCTCTTAACAACATCACACAATTCAGGATCATGATTACCACATTCAGGGCACGTGAATCCCCTTGCTGTTGCTTCAAATTCCCCAGCAAAGCCACACTTGAAGCACTTGTCGATGCATGTGTTGGTTCCTAAATAACCGACATGATCATAGGCCCAATTCCAGACAGCTTCTAATGCTTGTGGGTTTTGTTTTAAGTTAGGATATTCACAATAGTGAATGAAGCCACCCGACGCATATTTAGGAAACGTCTCTTCAAATGCTATTTTTTCAAATGGTGTTGGATGTTTTCTAACATCATAATGAAAGCTATTAGTATAGTACTGCTTGTCAGTAACATCGGGCACATCCCCAAATTTCTCTTGGTCAAGATGACAAAATGTATCTGTCAAGGATTCAGCAGGTGTTGAATACAAACTATAGTGATAACCACTCTCTGCTTTCCATTCTTGACAATACTCCTGCATTCTTTTAACAACTGCTTCAGCAAATTGATGTGCTTCAGGATTCTTTTCCCAGTTTGGCCCAAAGAATGCAACGCATGTTTCATAAACGCCCACATATCCTAATGAAATCGTAGCACGACCGTTCTTAAAAACTTCATCAACACTATCAGTGGCCTTCAATCTTTTACCAAAAGCACCGTACATATAAAGTAATGGTGCATTTTCTGGCACAGCTTCTTTGGTACGTTCAATCCGATAAGCTAGCGCATCATGACATAACGCCATTTTTTCATCAAAAATCTGCCAGAATAAGTTCATATCTCCCTGAGCAAGCAGAGAAATACGTGGCAAGTTAACCGAAACAACGCCCAAATTCATACGTCCGGAATTAATTTCAACACCGGTTTCATCTTCCCAACCTTGTAAGAACGAACGACAACCCATCGGTGTTTTGAAACTACCTGTCAATTCAATAATTTTATCGTACATTAATAAATCAGGGTACATACGTTTGGTTGAACATTCCAAAGCTAATTGCTTAATATCATAGTTTGGATCTTCTGAACTAAAATTCAATCCTTTTTTCAAAGTAAAGATTAATTTTGGAAAAATAGCCGTGCGCCGTTCTTTTCCTATTCCCTTAATACGAATCTGTAGAATAGCTTTCTGAATTTCTCGCTCTAACCAGCTTGTTCCTAATCCAAAATTAACAGTTGTAAATGGCG
This window contains:
- the nrdG gene encoding anaerobic ribonucleoside-triphosphate reductase activating protein; its protein translation is MSRPLRKPNNPMPKEWTAQKYSQNYIADYKAFNFVDGEGIRCSLYVSGCMFICPGCYNVAAQNFHFGQPYTQELEDQIIEDLSQDYVQGLTLLGGEPFLNTDVCLKLCRRIRKEFGHSKDIWSWTGYTWDELQQETYDKMRLLSLIDILVDGRFLEEEKDLTLQFRGSSNQRIIDVPKSLAADEVVIWDKLVK
- the nrdD gene encoding anaerobic ribonucleoside-triphosphate reductase, with amino-acid sequence MNNTIKLISLPDLKVIKHSGEGTPFYAYKINFIFEKLNLSENTINDINHELYQILAKQASITTIEIRNLLVSLLKKYEQLDAVEAYNSYYVADQQKFSDASNVQKRIEKLFAQDESVVHENANKDSRVFNTQRDLEAGAASRALGLQMLPPLVAKAHLRGDIHWHDLDYSPVTPATNCCLIDFENLLTNGYKIGNAWVDSPHSIQTATAQMAQIIANVASSQYGGCSANRIDQLLAPYAQMNYDKHLVDAKKWIDADRQEEYAKEKTCKDIYDAMQGLEYEINTLYSSQGQTPFTTVNFGLGTSWLEREIQKAILQIRIKGIGKERRTAIFPKLIFTLKKGLNFSSEDPNYDIKQLALECSTKRMYPDLLMYDKIIELTGSFKTPMGCRSFLQGWEDETGVEINSGRMNLGVVSVNLPRISLLAQGDMNLFWQIFDEKMALCHDALAYRIERTKEAVPENAPLLYMYGAFGKRLKATDSVDEVFKNGRATISLGYVGVYETCVAFFGPNWEKNPEAHQFAEAVVKRMQEYCQEWKAESGYHYSLYSTPAESLTDTFCHLDQEKFGDVPDVTDKQYYTNSFHYDVRKHPTPFEKIAFEETFPKYASGGFIHYCEYPNLKQNPQALEAVWNWAYDHVGYLGTNTCIDKCFKCGFAGEFEATARGFTCPECGNHDPELCDVVKRTCGYLGNPQQRPMVHGRHVEIISRQKNLTKEMIDNVATFAKTKQSDAQRMDRAEV